A genomic window from Solanum stenotomum isolate F172 chromosome 10, ASM1918654v1, whole genome shotgun sequence includes:
- the LOC125843176 gene encoding F-box/kelch-repeat protein At3g23880-like, translated as MTQKRMKSVRGTLANREAPRMTPKAGMMKKKISNANTTKGNRISDIKKSNLSRCQQKKKKKSIHTCRIVEMDNSQGSIISQQDLLRQILSCLPVQSLLRFKCVAKSWDITSDPYFRLKHNVNSLRFLLAHTNFRRPQNVHNLYSTSSLSSPDDLQNIDYLTSDDTRFHILCGSCDGLILIRLPNRHNHELLLLWNPSTRESVHIPFPIFGLKNSTFGFGYDPTTHDYKILAIHKIKSQPQCGILALKSGSWRNVYIESPLLFTTRKDAFGFENPLSFVHGAFQWVTWRLCVGSFNISNEVYTIIPFSEQMSSYLSHIGSGDYHVSILDGMVCFSSACKVDGEYAFTLWEMKEYGVKESWTQLFKIKIAAISIVKPVYRFADGDVLFQCRDIIRDSFRTPKGRFRLWCDSLVKRGDMINIVTFNESLIDPKTLI; from the coding sequence ATGACACAAAAGAGGATGAAGTCGGTGAGGGGAACATTAGCAAATCGAGAAGCTCCAAGGATGACACCAAAGGCAgggatgatgaagaagaagatatccAATGCAAATACCACAAAAGGGAATCGGATTAGCGATATCAAAAAGTCCAATCTTTCCAGatgccaacaaaagaaaaagaagaaatcaatTCATACTTGCCGCATTGTGGAGATGGATAATTCTCAGGGATCAATTATTTCCCAACAAGACTTACTAAGGCAGATCCTCAGTTGTTTGCCCGTGCAATCTCTTTTACGATTCAAATGTGTTGCAAAATCTTGGGATATAACATCCGATCCTTACTTTAGATTGAAGCATAATGTCAATTCCCTTAGATTTCTTCTTGCCCATACCAACTTCCGTCGCCCTCAGAATGTTCATAACTTGTATTCTACTTCTTCTTTATCCTCCCCTGACGACCTACAAAATATTGATTATCTCACTTCAGACGATACACGTTTTCACATACTATGTGGTTCTTGTGATGGATTGATTCTCATCCGACTTCCTAATAGACACAATCATGAACTTCTCTTGTTGTGGAACCCCTCAACAAGAGAATCAGTACATATTCCCTTTCCGATATTTGGATTAAAAAATTCTACTTTTGGATTTGGATATGACCCAACTACTCATGACTATAAGATACTTGCAATTCACAAAATCAAATCACAACCACAATGTGGAATTCTCGCACTAAAAAGTGGTTCTTGGAGAAATGTTTATATTGAGTCACCTCTCTTATTTACAACTAGGAAGGATGCGTTCGGTTTTGAGAATCCTTTGTCATTTGTACATGGAGCATTTCAATGGGTTACTTGGCGTCTTTGTGTGGGTTCATTCAATATTTCAAATGAGGTATATACAATTATACCATTCTCAGAGCAAATGTCCTCTTATCTTTCCCATATTGGCTCCGGGGACTATCATGTTTCAATATTAGATGGAATGGTTTGCTTTTCTTCTGCTTGTAAGGTTGATGGGGAGTATGCTTTTACATTGTGGGAAATGAAAGAGTATGGTGTCAAAGAAtcttggactcaattatttaaaataaaaattgccgCTATTTCTATAGTCAAACCTGTTTATAGGTTTGCAGATGGTGATGTACTATTTCAGTGCCGCGATATAATACGTGATTCATTCAGGACACCCAAAGGAAGATTTCGGTTATGGTGTGATTCATTGGTTAAACGTGGTGACATGATTAATATAGTCACTTTCAACGAGAGTTTGATCGATCCAAAGACACTTATTTAA
- the LOC125842010 gene encoding small heat shock protein, chloroplastic-like, with the protein MAFRTALRRMSSSSVLFSNLPNNAPSSRGLTGSLAPLTSRFLSYAGSVSVTDSNEESFIINACGGSFVRSEQFPIQRGVCDVYMLNPFQISGPCGAYEAKNIDEGMYVRMEMPGINKEDVKVLISYGTIIIKGEGKKESTHEESGRTYSANIEIRSNSYQAQFMEANMKNGVLRMLIPKSKTPQEVTGSYEIKVK; encoded by the exons ATGGCGTTTCGTACTGCTTTACGGAGAATGAGCTCTTCATCAGTTCTTTTCTCCAACTTACCCAACAATGCGCCTTCTTCACGAGGACTTACTGGTTCGCTTGCACCGTTAACTTCTCGTTTCTTAAGCTACGCAGGTAGTGTTTCTGTTACGGATTCCAATGAAGAAAGCTTCATCATCAATGCCTGTGGAGGTTCCTTTGTTCGATCTGAGCAGTTCCCTATTCAACGCG GTGTATGTGATGTATACATGTTAAATCCGTTTCAAATTTCTGGACCTTGTGGGGCATACGAGGCGAAGAATATAGATGAGGGGATGTACGTGAGAATGGAAATGCCGGGAATTAATAAAGAAGACGTGAAGGTGTTGATTTCGTATGGGACTATCATCATAAAGGGTGAAGGAAAGAAGGAGTCTACGCATGAGGAAAGCGGAAGAACCTACAGTGCTAACATTGAAATCCGTTCGAATTCGTATCAGGCTCAGTTTATGGAAGCAAATATGAAGAATGGTGTTCTTAGGATGCTAATCCCCAAGTCTAAGACTCCTCAGGAGGTGACTGGTTCTTATGAGATAAAAGTTAAGTAA